A genomic window from Neorickettsia sennetsu str. Miyayama includes:
- a CDS encoding AsmA-like C-terminal region-containing protein yields MASYRLPKIVVCFLLMILCFLGGFVIKLNSHKEKYLDEISHLLGGNIEVHGDISINFLNLGLRITSLNFLQHVSGSRYMLEELDIEFEPTSFIFGKPRVSKIVLKNGKVTLSNTNEFPVLKFHDLHFQNVELLVPDYSINTYIKNGKFSASEREVLFSGEVGRSDKMHYNILLRLEKEKNQSLVKLSSKKDKLEILLSEKENHISGSGNDLLKIFSTFTDIAYNPKEDSSFLISSHYEQSKNNYLITIDSDLVKSVVNVSKNNEKNKVEINSSYIDLSRVTNSSPEGILLAFLNIQRGFLGRGELKFVAHEIKFREAGTAKVQFDFSDEGKFSYIDNFSSQSKNWTFTAKGVVERNLKEHPILRGEGNCTGTVPEWITGTPLLERHVDITNLIGKRFNFSVNFIFGPDMFLIDRGKFLTDEIEVDGIIQYNRLLKKVRTDFKASSLELKDSIKENIRAFLDHFSELDTTLRFELKNTKIGKNEISHIDFVHHTKNRNSASYISVDSDKMGFTGRVRFAQDANILEIDLDGNKFDRSIIEFPSLFNVLKENNKDFKIQWNEDSFPYIPNNLSSKFNLKCNNIFGINNEEPSLNLAISAETKNGILKLTKFSVKKEDLLFEMVANLGFTQGQNSIIASIAAINLDLEELFKKYFKVDYVSGKVNIRGELSSKGFSIAQIVKNLNGKITFNAPSISLEGGDVDGLPEKLVGINSIKELDEVIRVGFFEKATPLFQIDGSGNIAGGVVGASLNFITQATSGVFSSHFSLVDMKSSSVARVFFNLNDSPIAVDINVEGSLWKPRIFFDSKTIFETLRETKANYT; encoded by the coding sequence ATGGCTTCTTACCGTCTCCCTAAAATTGTCGTTTGTTTTCTTTTGATGATTTTATGTTTTCTTGGCGGTTTTGTTATAAAACTCAACTCTCATAAAGAAAAATACCTTGATGAAATAAGCCATCTACTTGGTGGAAATATTGAAGTTCATGGTGATATATCCATTAATTTTTTAAATCTGGGGTTGAGAATTACATCCTTAAATTTTCTTCAGCATGTGTCCGGATCCCGGTATATGCTTGAAGAACTTGATATAGAGTTCGAACCAACTTCATTCATTTTTGGCAAGCCTCGGGTTTCAAAAATTGTGCTTAAAAATGGAAAAGTTACGTTAAGCAACACAAATGAATTCCCCGTGCTGAAATTTCACGACTTACACTTTCAAAATGTAGAGCTGCTTGTTCCCGATTATTCAATTAACACTTACATAAAAAATGGGAAGTTTTCTGCTTCAGAGAGAGAAGTCCTCTTTTCTGGTGAAGTTGGTAGATCTGATAAAATGCATTACAACATTCTCTTACGCTTGGAAAAAGAGAAAAACCAATCACTTGTGAAGCTCTCAAGCAAGAAAGATAAACTAGAGATATTGCTTTCAGAAAAAGAAAACCACATTTCGGGCAGCGGGAACGATTTGCTTAAAATCTTCTCTACATTTACAGATATTGCCTATAACCCAAAGGAAGATAGCAGCTTTCTCATTAGTAGTCACTATGAACAGAGCAAAAATAACTATTTGATAACGATTGATTCGGACTTAGTGAAGTCAGTGGTCAATGTCTCGAAAAATAACGAAAAAAATAAAGTTGAGATCAATAGTAGTTATATCGACCTAAGCCGTGTAACAAATAGCTCACCTGAAGGGATTCTTTTAGCATTTTTAAATATCCAGAGAGGCTTTCTTGGTAGAGGAGAATTAAAATTTGTTGCGCACGAAATTAAGTTTAGGGAAGCCGGAACTGCAAAGGTTCAATTTGATTTCAGTGATGAAGGCAAGTTCTCATATATTGATAATTTTTCTTCTCAATCGAAAAATTGGACATTCACTGCAAAAGGTGTTGTCGAGAGAAATTTGAAGGAGCATCCTATACTACGTGGAGAGGGGAACTGTACTGGTACAGTTCCCGAATGGATCACCGGTACACCTCTATTGGAAAGGCATGTGGATATTACAAATTTAATAGGAAAGCGGTTCAACTTTTCAGTTAATTTTATTTTTGGCCCAGACATGTTCCTCATTGATCGTGGTAAATTTCTCACAGATGAAATAGAGGTTGACGGAATAATTCAGTACAATCGACTCCTAAAGAAAGTAAGGACTGATTTCAAAGCTAGCTCGCTAGAGCTAAAAGACTCCATTAAAGAAAATATTCGTGCATTCCTTGATCACTTTAGTGAACTGGATACAACGCTCAGGTTCGAGCTAAAAAATACAAAGATTGGAAAGAATGAAATCTCTCATATTGATTTTGTTCACCACACAAAGAATAGAAATAGCGCTTCATATATATCTGTAGATTCAGATAAAATGGGCTTTACAGGCAGAGTGAGATTTGCTCAGGATGCAAATATTCTAGAAATAGATCTCGATGGAAACAAATTCGATAGAAGCATAATTGAGTTCCCAAGCCTGTTTAACGTTCTAAAAGAAAACAACAAAGATTTTAAAATACAATGGAACGAAGATTCTTTCCCTTATATTCCTAATAATCTAAGTAGTAAGTTTAATCTCAAGTGTAATAATATTTTTGGTATCAATAATGAAGAGCCCTCTTTGAACCTTGCAATTTCAGCAGAGACAAAAAATGGAATACTCAAATTAACTAAGTTCTCTGTCAAAAAAGAAGATTTACTCTTTGAAATGGTTGCAAATCTCGGTTTTACCCAAGGACAAAATAGCATCATCGCATCGATAGCGGCCATTAACCTAGATCTCGAAGAACTTTTTAAAAAATATTTCAAAGTCGATTATGTCTCTGGCAAAGTAAATATCCGGGGTGAACTTTCTTCTAAAGGTTTTAGTATTGCTCAAATAGTCAAAAATCTGAACGGCAAAATCACTTTTAATGCTCCTAGTATTTCCCTAGAAGGAGGTGATGTAGATGGTCTTCCAGAGAAACTAGTTGGAATAAATTCAATAAAAGAATTGGATGAGGTTATCAGAGTTGGTTTCTTTGAGAAGGCTACCCCCCTCTTTCAAATCGATGGTTCAGGAAACATTGCCGGTGGTGTTGTAGGTGCGTCACTTAATTTTATAACCCAGGCGACTAGTGGTGTTTTTTCATCGCATTTCAGTCTTGTTGATATGAAAAGCTCATCTGTTGCACGTGTATTCTTTAATCTTAACGACAGTCCAATCGCCGTTGACATCAATGTTGAAGGTAGCCTGTGGAAACCAAGAATCTTCTTTGATAGTAAAACGATATTCGAGACTCTCAGGGAAACAAAAGCAAATTACACATGA
- the ribD gene encoding bifunctional diaminohydroxyphosphoribosylaminopyrimidine deaminase/5-amino-6-(5-phosphoribosylamino)uracil reductase RibD — translation MSFSKMHGRIVYYMEAAVNASLFGQGFTADNPSVGCIIVKDDEVVGKGVTGINGSPHAEAVALKVAGIKARGADLYTTLEPCAHHGRTAPCTDLIIESGIKNVFIGTRDPDTRVNGKGIQKLQESGIVVTTGILKRECCVSNIGYFYRQVLGKPFVILKTATTLDGKIACFNGKSAWITSPAMRRTAHMLRRMSSSVMISYSTLKHDDPQLSCRLPGVKKESIKVVLDTRGEISSPNFKIFNDGIVWSFGKRNIFKHKNFFNFEANLNGEMLDLEDVLQQLGTMGINSVLVECGGKLFSSFITGDLFDQIIWFRSNKVAGGDALSCCSNLNFNHPLKFIKLRKTNEIKIHDESVESFANDNSERFNTILGSL, via the coding sequence ATGAGTTTTTCCAAAATGCACGGCCGTATTGTATATTACATGGAAGCGGCAGTAAATGCTTCGCTTTTTGGACAAGGTTTTACCGCTGATAATCCCTCTGTTGGATGTATTATCGTAAAAGATGACGAGGTAGTTGGAAAAGGTGTAACTGGGATTAATGGTTCCCCACATGCGGAAGCGGTTGCTCTAAAAGTTGCCGGTATCAAGGCAAGAGGCGCCGACTTGTACACCACACTCGAGCCATGTGCACACCACGGGAGAACGGCACCTTGCACAGATTTAATTATTGAATCCGGTATAAAGAACGTCTTCATCGGAACTAGGGACCCAGATACTAGGGTTAATGGTAAAGGCATACAAAAGCTTCAGGAAAGCGGAATTGTAGTTACTACTGGAATTTTAAAAAGGGAGTGCTGTGTTAGCAACATAGGGTATTTTTACCGTCAAGTTCTTGGGAAACCATTTGTTATCCTTAAGACTGCAACTACCCTTGATGGAAAAATTGCTTGTTTTAATGGCAAGAGCGCTTGGATTACGAGTCCTGCTATGAGGAGAACAGCGCACATGCTGAGACGTATGTCTTCATCTGTTATGATTAGCTATTCAACTCTTAAACATGATGATCCACAGCTTAGCTGTAGGTTACCAGGTGTGAAAAAAGAGTCGATTAAAGTGGTACTTGATACTCGAGGTGAGATTTCTTCTCCTAATTTTAAAATCTTCAATGACGGAATTGTCTGGTCATTCGGTAAAAGAAATATATTCAAACATAAAAATTTCTTTAATTTTGAAGCTAATCTAAACGGGGAGATGTTGGATCTGGAGGACGTCTTGCAGCAACTTGGGACGATGGGTATTAATAGCGTGTTGGTAGAATGTGGAGGCAAACTATTTTCATCGTTTATAACTGGGGATTTATTCGATCAGATTATCTGGTTTAGATCCAATAAAGTTGCCGGTGGTGATGCACTGAGTTGTTGCAGTAATTTGAATTTCAATCATCCTTTGAAGTTTATTAAATTAAGAAAAACTAACGAAATAAAAATTCACGATGAATCAGTCGAGTCTTTTGCCAACGATAACTCTGAGAGATTCAATACTATTCTAGGAAGTTTGTAG
- the ligA gene encoding NAD-dependent DNA ligase LigA, whose protein sequence is MEAKKEIQELYEKLLRHNKKYYQDDSPEITDAEYDSIKDRYLKLLEANPSLGFPVVVGYPASEKFQKVKHLSPMLSLRNIFSEEELVEYIEKTKRFLNLKSALEFLCEPKIDGVSFSARYVNGKLVSCATRGDGKIGENIIDNMKVINGFPIEIMDVPDLLEVRGEVFLDHDTFQTLEGFSNPRNAAAGSLRQLNPEITNERNLQYFAYSASKIDGIEHQEDVLHFLSGRGFMTNPLRLASSKVPEIMSFYDSVYRRRSQIKYDIDGLVYKVNDLKLHARLGTLSDAPRWAIAHKFPSHRAKTILEKIKLSVGRTGIITPVAHLKPITIGGVVISRASLYNEDELERKDIREGDLVIVERAGDVIPKVLEVDISYRTNQERFIFPDKCPSCSSTLIRKNNEAATRCNNSKKCPEQVIQQIKHLVSAQAFDIDGIGTSHISFFIEKGFISEPADIFRLDKHRDEIKKYDGWGEKSVENILKNIKNSRKISLEKFIFSLGIKNIGEKTAYMLAQQFKSFANWFDKMSMLKDDTQTEDEIRNLDGMGSCICESLLDFFSDSDNCNMVKSLSNHVMITDHTVNIGGSLSGKKFVFTGTLLSITREEAKEIIKKAGGIVVNSISKQIDYVVAGEKAGSKLAKANELGIAIIEEKTLIEFTNGNNTPALKKETSSN, encoded by the coding sequence ATGGAAGCAAAGAAGGAAATTCAAGAGCTTTACGAGAAGCTCCTACGACACAATAAGAAGTACTATCAAGATGATAGTCCAGAGATAACAGATGCTGAATATGACTCGATTAAGGACCGTTACCTTAAGCTTCTGGAAGCAAATCCGAGTCTAGGCTTTCCGGTAGTTGTTGGCTACCCTGCTTCTGAGAAGTTTCAAAAAGTCAAACACCTGTCTCCTATGCTTTCATTACGCAACATCTTCTCGGAAGAAGAACTGGTAGAGTATATCGAAAAAACAAAAAGATTCCTTAATCTGAAAAGTGCACTTGAATTCCTGTGTGAACCCAAAATAGATGGTGTGTCATTTTCTGCACGTTATGTCAACGGAAAACTAGTCTCTTGTGCAACAAGAGGAGATGGGAAAATAGGAGAAAACATTATTGATAACATGAAAGTTATCAATGGTTTCCCCATAGAAATTATGGATGTACCAGATCTTTTGGAAGTACGTGGAGAAGTTTTCCTTGACCATGATACTTTTCAAACTCTTGAAGGCTTTTCAAATCCTCGGAATGCTGCTGCGGGGTCGCTTAGGCAACTTAATCCTGAAATAACAAATGAACGCAATCTGCAATACTTCGCTTATAGCGCGAGCAAAATCGATGGAATAGAACATCAAGAAGATGTGTTACACTTTCTCAGTGGGCGTGGTTTTATGACAAATCCGTTGAGACTAGCTTCGTCAAAAGTTCCTGAAATCATGAGCTTTTACGATTCTGTTTATCGTAGACGCTCGCAAATCAAGTACGATATAGATGGGCTGGTCTACAAGGTGAATGATCTCAAGTTACATGCGAGGCTGGGTACACTATCAGATGCACCTAGATGGGCCATAGCGCATAAATTTCCCTCACATCGAGCAAAGACTATACTTGAAAAAATTAAGCTCAGCGTTGGGCGTACAGGTATCATCACGCCAGTTGCTCACTTAAAACCAATTACCATAGGCGGAGTCGTTATATCAAGGGCGAGCTTATATAACGAAGACGAACTAGAGAGAAAAGATATCCGCGAAGGAGATCTGGTAATAGTAGAAAGAGCTGGAGATGTAATTCCAAAAGTGCTTGAAGTAGACATCTCGTATAGAACTAATCAGGAGAGGTTTATCTTTCCTGATAAATGTCCATCCTGTTCTTCTACACTGATAAGAAAAAATAACGAAGCGGCGACTCGATGCAATAATAGCAAAAAATGCCCCGAACAGGTAATACAACAAATAAAACATCTTGTCTCAGCGCAAGCGTTCGATATAGATGGTATTGGGACATCACACATCTCTTTTTTTATTGAGAAGGGATTTATTTCAGAACCAGCAGATATTTTTCGCTTAGATAAGCACAGAGATGAGATCAAAAAATATGATGGTTGGGGAGAGAAATCAGTAGAGAATATTCTTAAAAATATTAAAAACTCTCGGAAAATAAGTTTGGAAAAATTTATTTTTAGCCTTGGAATAAAAAATATAGGCGAAAAGACTGCTTACATGCTTGCACAACAGTTCAAAAGTTTTGCCAACTGGTTTGACAAAATGTCCATGCTCAAAGACGATACTCAAACTGAGGATGAAATTAGGAATCTCGATGGTATGGGAAGTTGTATCTGTGAATCTTTACTGGATTTTTTCAGTGATTCAGATAATTGCAATATGGTAAAAAGTTTATCCAATCACGTCATGATTACTGATCACACTGTTAATATAGGTGGCTCACTTAGCGGGAAAAAATTCGTTTTTACAGGCACGCTTCTCTCAATTACTAGAGAAGAAGCAAAAGAGATCATAAAAAAAGCCGGTGGTATAGTTGTGAACAGTATTTCTAAGCAAATCGACTACGTTGTAGCTGGAGAAAAAGCGGGCTCAAAACTTGCAAAAGCCAATGAGCTTGGTATTGCAATCATAGAAGAAAAAACCCTCATAGAATTCACAAATGGGAACAACACACCTGCTCTTAAGAAAGAGACAAGCTCCAACTAA
- a CDS encoding dihydroneopterin aldolase has product MKLVLNRIALHTGLGIRSWERVVKRIVLINITLHSDKLLDYRVILERLVLSVADVHFEYVEDLAETLATALINCFAPVKLSLEVKKPSFFKLLESASVQVEYDSETDS; this is encoded by the coding sequence ATGAAATTAGTTCTCAATAGAATTGCTCTACATACCGGATTAGGAATCCGTTCTTGGGAAAGGGTTGTAAAAAGAATAGTTTTGATTAACATTACTCTCCATTCAGATAAGCTACTTGATTACAGAGTGATTCTTGAACGCCTTGTCTTGTCCGTTGCTGATGTGCATTTTGAGTATGTTGAGGACTTAGCAGAGACTCTTGCTACAGCACTAATTAATTGTTTTGCTCCAGTTAAATTATCACTTGAAGTAAAAAAACCGTCTTTTTTTAAACTGCTTGAGTCTGCCTCTGTGCAGGTGGAATATGATAGTGAAACCGATTCTTAA
- the carA gene encoding glutamine-hydrolyzing carbamoyl-phosphate synthase small subunit — MNKNLSYDSCLAFAGGECFFGFSYGKRDVAVGEVCFTTGMTGYQHTITDPSFSGQIILFAFPHIGNVAINSCDNESSRIFARGLVFREGPQDFLHHLRMRSFSSWLEDNNVTAIYGVDTRAITRLVRLKGNQGGIIFPVNDISIDEAILLLRETEDMNGNELATSASGNARCSPCCVGDKRKKVCVVDFGIKDGIVRNLEKYFTVVVVDGKKGFSSALESEDFAGIVLSNGPGDPSATYLQLCEDFSRVLTSNLPVLGICLGHQLLLLAFGCKTKKMLVGHRGTNHPVINLETQRVEITSQNHGFVLDESTLNSKDIIVTHRSLFDGSVEGIKIKDRKIFSVQYHPEGSPGPHDSHYIFSKFFNEISSQ, encoded by the coding sequence ATGAACAAGAATTTGTCATACGATAGCTGTCTTGCTTTTGCTGGTGGTGAGTGCTTTTTTGGATTTTCGTATGGTAAAAGGGATGTCGCAGTTGGTGAAGTATGTTTCACTACCGGGATGACAGGTTACCAGCATACCATCACCGATCCCTCTTTTTCCGGTCAAATCATCCTTTTTGCTTTTCCCCATATTGGAAATGTTGCTATTAATTCCTGCGATAACGAGTCTTCCCGTATTTTTGCTAGGGGACTGGTTTTTCGAGAAGGGCCACAGGATTTTTTGCATCATTTGAGGATGAGGAGCTTTTCTAGCTGGCTAGAAGATAATAATGTTACAGCAATATATGGAGTTGACACACGTGCGATTACTCGGTTGGTTCGCCTAAAGGGCAATCAGGGCGGTATCATTTTTCCTGTTAATGACATCAGTATAGATGAAGCTATCTTGCTTCTTAGGGAAACTGAGGATATGAATGGAAATGAGTTAGCTACGTCTGCAAGTGGAAATGCACGATGCTCACCTTGCTGTGTTGGTGATAAGAGAAAAAAAGTCTGTGTAGTCGACTTCGGCATAAAGGATGGTATCGTCAGAAATCTGGAAAAATATTTTACAGTTGTGGTAGTAGATGGAAAAAAAGGGTTTTCATCTGCTTTGGAGTCAGAGGACTTTGCTGGCATCGTCCTCTCGAATGGTCCAGGTGATCCGTCTGCGACATACTTACAATTGTGTGAGGATTTTTCAAGAGTTCTTACCTCTAATTTACCAGTCTTGGGGATCTGTCTAGGACATCAGTTACTGCTTCTTGCATTTGGATGCAAAACAAAAAAGATGCTTGTAGGACATAGAGGAACTAACCACCCCGTTATCAATCTTGAGACACAAAGGGTAGAAATCACAAGTCAAAATCATGGTTTTGTATTAGATGAATCGACATTAAATAGTAAAGATATTATTGTTACACACAGATCCCTGTTCGATGGTTCTGTAGAGGGGATCAAGATAAAAGACAGGAAAATCTTTTCCGTTCAATATCATCCTGAAGGTTCACCAGGACCGCATGACTCTCACTACATCTTTAGTAAATTTTTTAATGAAATTAGTTCTCAATAG
- the rpmE gene encoding 50S ribosomal protein L31, whose translation MKKNIHPAVYDVILEFTNGMKLKVKSTTGRKGEVIVHNAGDWPPETHPAWTKSASTSIKSTSKVNKFKEKFGEDFI comes from the coding sequence ATGAAAAAAAACATTCATCCGGCAGTGTACGATGTTATCCTTGAATTTACCAATGGAATGAAACTCAAGGTAAAGTCAACCACGGGAAGAAAAGGAGAGGTTATTGTTCACAATGCTGGCGACTGGCCTCCTGAAACTCACCCGGCCTGGACGAAATCCGCCTCTACAAGCATTAAGTCCACTAGTAAAGTCAACAAATTCAAAGAGAAGTTTGGAGAGGACTTCATCTAA
- a CDS encoding DUF1013 domain-containing protein, translating to MASPLMRKAVAVWLVDKTALTFEQIAQACGLHVLEVEGIADGTVAHGLIGCDPRITGEVEQADIEACENDPTRKLCIKSIVDRRKRKGRAYTPVVKRRVKSDAALWLIDKYPELSDAQIVSLIGTTAKIVKSIRDRTYWNYENLKPRDPILFNLYSQEDLDEALLKVKISEQSEQRLREIEENIEDSV from the coding sequence ATGGCTTCGCCCTTAATGCGCAAAGCAGTTGCTGTCTGGTTAGTAGATAAGACAGCTCTGACTTTTGAACAAATTGCACAAGCTTGTGGTTTGCACGTTTTAGAAGTAGAGGGTATCGCGGATGGCACCGTCGCACACGGTCTCATAGGATGCGATCCTCGTATTACAGGAGAAGTGGAGCAAGCCGATATAGAGGCTTGTGAGAACGATCCCACAAGGAAGTTGTGCATTAAATCTATTGTTGATAGGAGAAAAAGAAAAGGCAGGGCATATACCCCTGTTGTTAAACGTAGGGTTAAGTCGGATGCGGCTCTGTGGCTTATCGATAAGTATCCTGAATTGAGTGATGCACAGATAGTATCCCTCATAGGGACTACTGCGAAAATTGTAAAGTCTATTAGGGATAGGACTTATTGGAATTATGAAAACCTAAAACCTCGTGATCCGATTTTGTTCAATCTCTACTCACAGGAGGACTTGGATGAAGCCTTACTAAAAGTAAAGATTTCAGAACAAAGTGAACAGCGCCTTCGTGAAATCGAGGAAAACATCGAAGATTCCGTGTAG
- the leuS gene encoding leucine--tRNA ligase, translating into MSNYDFKKIEQFSQSLWDFSSCDFQRKKYYVLSMFPYPSGKLHIGHLRNYVIGDVLARYKRSQGYNVLHPIGWDAFGLPAEKAAINSNIHPRIWTEKNIAKMRTSLKSIGLSYDWSRELSTCSPKYYEHEQKFFLAFLKAGLAYRKNSEVNWDPIDKTVLANEQVIDGRGWRSGAVVVKRKIPQWFLKISDFSEELLKGLESLTGWPEKVKTMQTNWIGKSEGAVIKFSISGYEERFIEVFTTRPETIFGASFCAISVNHPLVNELNLLSNAEREILRIQTTCESDHYDDNKNFSGTTNLEKVHEQKLGILTKIKVKHPFSGDELPLYVANFVFAEYGSGAIFGCPAHDTRDFAFAQQYNLPCLRVISAKCTNTALPYCLEEGVMCNSNFLDGMQVIEARKFIIEKISSIGIGEAKNSYRLRDWGISRQRYWGCPIPVVYCEKCSMQPVKVEDLPVTLPEEVEFTVQGNPLEHHPTWKYTNCPKCGGPAVRDTDTFDTFFESSWYFAAFCSKEGGIVKESCKRFLPVDMYIGGIEHAILHLLYARFFTRALNKCGYIDIVEPFRNLLTQGMVCHETYQNSSGEYLYPEEAKSLLEKGEKVLVGKIEKMSKSKKNVVDLEEIVSKYGADAARFFILSDNPPENSFGWSDRGINASFKFLQRIKNLVERYLSSKNSGEVQTGQNVKIQINKIICDMTKYMDEIKLNCAVAKIHELVNLLSASGALSKETIHVLLRILEPFAPHLAEYLASKLENNVILYGSPWVAYNEVLTQSDAVTLMVRKNGKFVQLLEVKKDSSEEEIISQAKRLIKNAVVDKVIYVPGKMVNFLCSSPG; encoded by the coding sequence ATGTCGAATTACGATTTTAAGAAAATAGAGCAATTTTCTCAATCATTGTGGGATTTTTCCAGTTGTGACTTCCAGAGAAAAAAGTACTATGTTCTGAGTATGTTTCCCTACCCGTCTGGAAAACTACATATTGGACATCTGAGAAACTATGTTATTGGAGACGTCTTAGCTCGTTATAAGAGGAGCCAGGGATACAATGTCTTACACCCTATTGGTTGGGATGCGTTTGGTCTACCCGCTGAAAAAGCAGCAATAAATAGCAATATTCACCCAAGGATATGGACAGAAAAAAATATCGCAAAGATGCGAACCTCTCTCAAGAGCATAGGTCTGTCGTATGATTGGAGCAGAGAACTTTCAACCTGTTCTCCCAAATATTATGAGCACGAACAAAAATTTTTTTTGGCCTTTCTAAAAGCTGGTTTAGCATACAGAAAAAATTCCGAAGTAAATTGGGATCCTATCGACAAAACAGTACTTGCAAACGAACAGGTCATTGATGGGCGTGGTTGGAGATCGGGTGCGGTTGTCGTGAAGAGAAAGATTCCGCAGTGGTTCCTTAAAATTAGCGACTTTTCTGAAGAACTCCTGAAGGGATTAGAGTCACTTACTGGCTGGCCAGAGAAGGTTAAAACTATGCAAACAAATTGGATAGGAAAATCTGAAGGGGCAGTGATAAAATTTTCTATAAGCGGATATGAGGAAAGATTTATTGAGGTATTCACTACTAGACCCGAGACGATCTTTGGAGCGTCATTTTGTGCTATTTCAGTGAATCACCCTTTGGTTAATGAATTAAATTTATTGAGTAATGCAGAGAGAGAAATACTGCGCATACAAACTACCTGTGAGTCAGATCATTACGATGACAACAAAAACTTTTCTGGGACGACAAATCTTGAGAAAGTTCATGAGCAAAAGCTTGGCATTCTAACAAAAATAAAAGTGAAGCATCCCTTTTCCGGCGATGAGCTTCCTTTATACGTAGCAAATTTTGTATTTGCAGAATACGGTTCGGGGGCAATATTCGGTTGCCCAGCTCATGATACACGAGATTTTGCATTCGCACAGCAATACAATTTACCGTGTTTAAGAGTCATCTCAGCAAAATGCACAAATACTGCACTACCCTACTGTTTGGAAGAAGGAGTAATGTGTAATTCAAATTTCCTAGATGGAATGCAGGTGATAGAGGCACGAAAATTTATAATTGAAAAAATTTCTTCGATTGGTATTGGTGAGGCAAAGAACTCATATAGATTGCGAGACTGGGGAATATCAAGGCAGCGATATTGGGGCTGTCCAATTCCGGTTGTGTACTGTGAAAAGTGTTCGATGCAACCGGTAAAAGTTGAAGATCTACCTGTCACCCTTCCCGAAGAAGTAGAGTTTACAGTACAGGGTAATCCACTAGAACACCATCCAACATGGAAATACACAAATTGTCCAAAATGTGGCGGTCCTGCAGTTAGGGACACAGATACTTTTGATACATTTTTCGAATCTTCTTGGTATTTTGCGGCTTTTTGCAGTAAAGAAGGAGGAATAGTTAAGGAATCTTGCAAGCGTTTTCTTCCTGTCGATATGTACATCGGCGGAATAGAACATGCAATATTGCATTTACTTTATGCTAGGTTCTTTACGCGCGCCTTAAACAAATGTGGATACATCGATATAGTGGAACCTTTTCGTAATCTACTCACACAAGGTATGGTTTGTCATGAGACTTACCAGAACTCTTCCGGTGAATATTTGTATCCTGAAGAAGCAAAATCACTGCTGGAAAAAGGTGAAAAAGTTCTGGTTGGCAAAATCGAGAAAATGAGTAAATCCAAAAAAAATGTTGTAGATCTTGAAGAAATCGTCTCAAAATATGGCGCTGATGCAGCAAGGTTCTTTATTCTTTCTGATAATCCTCCAGAAAACAGTTTTGGATGGTCAGACAGGGGCATAAATGCGTCGTTTAAGTTTTTGCAAAGAATAAAAAATCTTGTAGAAAGATATCTTTCCAGTAAAAACAGTGGTGAGGTTCAAACAGGCCAGAACGTTAAAATCCAGATTAACAAGATTATCTGCGATATGACGAAGTACATGGACGAAATAAAATTAAATTGCGCAGTTGCAAAGATTCACGAGTTGGTCAACTTGCTGAGCGCGTCCGGAGCATTATCTAAAGAAACGATTCACGTACTTTTAAGGATACTCGAGCCATTTGCACCACACTTAGCTGAATATTTAGCTTCAAAGCTTGAAAACAATGTCATTCTATATGGTTCCCCGTGGGTTGCTTATAACGAAGTACTCACTCAAAGCGATGCGGTCACATTAATGGTGCGGAAGAATGGAAAATTCGTACAATTGTTAGAAGTAAAAAAGGATTCTTCTGAAGAAGAGATAATTTCCCAAGCAAAAAGATTGATCAAGAATGCCGTAGTTGATAAAGTTATATATGTTCCTGGTAAGATGGTTAATTTCCTTTGCAGCAGTCCTGGTTAA